From Quercus lobata isolate SW786 chromosome 11, ValleyOak3.0 Primary Assembly, whole genome shotgun sequence:
ctgttaacaacatttattattttatcattctcctaataaaatgtttctaaaaataactcCTAAACAAATGCCCGCATTGGTTAACATTTCCCATTCAATAATTTAACCATCTTATTTTTGGAAGAGAGTTTCAGTACTTaccaaaagaggaaaaaattgttttccacAAGTGAAAGGTAATAAATACAAAAGGTTATTGACATCTCGTTTTTTTTCGCTAAAAGGAGGCTATTATTCATTCAAATATGTACCTAAAGTTAATCAATTATATGTGGGTTTGGGatatcaaaatttaaacaacttgtaatgtatatatttttccCTCCAAGTAAATTGTGCTATCAAATGTGGAAGGTCCTACTTAGacgatttattattttttgttatagttGCATTCACATAGGGTTGTGGGATTCACTCCATGTGATAGGGATATTGCATACAATGTTTACGTATAATACCACCTCGTTTTTGGGATTTCATTTGATAAGGAATGATTAGAGGTTGGAAAATTGGAGTTTTTCCAGCATCTAATTGTGCTTCTTGTAAAGAGTAATGTTGAATATTGTCAACCTAACTTCTCTCTACAAGGCTCTCTCTCTtacataatttttgaattctaaaagttttttttttttttgatacaagatggaattctactctaacctaatctaattgtatatgtgtgtgaaattcccttctagagacttgaaccccggcccttgccccccacactccataagcacttatacttggATCCCCTTTTCATGATGGTTTGTTCTTGATTTTATAGAGGTAGATGAATTAAGATATTCAAATTTCCCTCTAGTTCCTCTATTTAAGAGTTTTTGAACTCATGTTTATCCTCTTAGACatatctaatactatatataaaagcagaagcATATTCCTGCAATTAAGGAGGTTTTCCcacattagcaaaaaaaaacccttaaaaaccTACCACGCTCCTAGAAAAGGaagcgcaaaaaaaaaaaaaaaaaaaaaaggcgaaaaCTTATAAACACCATTCAAGCAGTGCGAAAACTTAAAACCATCAAGCGGCGCAGTCATTCGGCCAAACgtacaaacacaaatacaaaaccCCTCTCTCCATTGTTTTACATGTTCATTCTAACTTCTCCTACCAATTTTCCTCCCTTTCCTTCCCTTTTTCACTGCTTTATTCGTTCTCTGCCCTATTACTTTTCTATCGACATTCCTTTGTGACAACAAACTATTCAGAAGTCAAAACCATTCCTTCTCTGCAACAATTGACAATTCAAAAGGTAAGcacgcctttttttttttttccttttttttttctttttttctattcaaCTACCATTCCCAATTGCCTAAAACTGCCTACAGATCGTTTTTCCATCTactgaatttaatttttttcctttctcttccaTCTTTTTCTCCAATTGCAAATTATTGATTCCTTGTGCCAGATAAACCCATTAGGTCTTCCACAAAAAGAATCTCTCAATCAAGGTTTAAGGTTTGGCTACCTGTTACCctaattttccatttatttttcttcagtttattgagttatgttttcttcaattgttgtattggttagattttatttttgtttggcaaatttttgttaggttttcacttttttttttttgttttttttgtttgccttTATGTTTTGTCAATTACTGTAGAGTGAacatttattgatgatttttctCAAAGTGAAATTATGGTTTCCCTGGAATTATTTACTGCATTCTTTTAATAGAAACAAACATATAGATAACAAAGATTTTGTTAAATACTATTTTGCTGCATTACTCAATCAAGGTTTAAGGTTTGGCTATTGTAGGGACACATTTTGGAGCCCAAACCCAAAATGTAAAGGGATATTGGCCCAGTGAGcctagtacaataaatttgtagagagtgagttagAGAATTAGGCCCTAATGAGTTGAACAACGGCCAGAATGGGTTTGAAAGATAATCAAACAAAAGCAAGAAGGATTGATCCAAATAAATTCACTCTCGGTATGGTTCGAGGAGGTAAGttataatataaatcaattcaACAGATTACTAatacaattttgattgctaccgtcctttttctctctcttttccgaTCTCTCTTCCATGAatggtctcttacattatatagttcccttttgATGATCTTGACCAtacatttgttgatcatttaagccactacttgagtgtctgtcccatcggacaccccctcaggccttctgtgagttgaggcagccaagacagcactgttcaagggtcttctTCACATTAATGTAGCtagaaagttagctgcagagtatttaatgcggtggtagcagtttttcctttaatattTCTGAACTCCCATTCTTCCGGTACATTCATAAGGCACGTCCCTCTCAGTGGCATTTTTTGGAAGGTCACTTTGAGTGATAGAACATACATTCGATCCGTGCTTCATTTATCCGAGGAGACAATCCTCCTCGAACCACCTTTCTCAACCTTTTCGCTTGTACGTTACTTATGGGACTCTGAACTTAACACCCTCACAACTACTTATTCGTCCTCAGACCAATCAATGTTCTCGGTCAAAGCCCAAAGCCCAATATACaattttgggcccttatccctacagcTACCATTTTCCCTAATTTCCGACttatttcttcaatttcttgAGTTCTGTTTTGTTCTATtgttgtattgatttttttttttttttgggtagatttTTGTTAGGTTTGAGCTTTTTTTGGTTTGCCCCTAAAATTTGAATTGATTTACGTTTTGTCAACTACTGCATGTTAGGGAATTATTTCCTTAATATGATTGTATGGTTTACACACTAATTTTTAGATCTATGTTTTGTTGAATCGTtctcaaaagaataaaagaaaagaaaagaaaaaaaacgtTGAACTGCTGGATTACCTTTTAAATGGAAACAACCCTTGATTTTAATAGCCATATTAGAAACATAGATGGTTTGAAATCTAAATGTTTGGAGAGtacaattatttataattttttaaagtaaaattattggattttttatattaattactgAGTTTCTGTAGATTGAACCGCATTTTCTCtgatctccttttttttttttcttttttttcttgatatttaattttactattatttctCTACTGATCATGTCTCTGATTTACTGgaatacttattttgttttggttttttttttttttttttttgagcatcTTCCGCTTTCTTTTTGCTTTAAGAATAATTTCTCATATAGTTCAAAATTGTTCTATTAGACTTGGTATCTGTTAATTTTTGTACTGCTCAGGCTATTAGGCTAAGTTTATTGgcagggtttttatttttatttttattttttatgttgttgttgttagctttgcttattttttttattcatttttttttattgtgtatgtcttagtgttttggatttgagtacttatagatgatttacttttatttatttattttatgaatagttttttttttttttgatgggatattttATGAATAGTTGATTACATAATAATGGGTGAAAAGTTTCATGAATTCCATAACTTGGGTGTGCATATAATCTAATCTATCTCTTTGTGTAATTTTGAAGCAAAGCCTAATAAATTTGAGGAACCTATGTGTAATTAATCTTGATTCTTACTGTCAAAGAAACTATTATCAACTTCCTTACAATGATTATTTCTGACTCTTTTCTGTAGTCTCTTTTACACTATTCTCCTATTTTTTCTATCCCTTATTGAATacttatatacaaaatagaacataaaattattttagtgttATTAAACTTCAGTTTGGTTTTATTAGACATTCAAATTTCTTACTGTTTACTTCAAATAAACCTGCCATGTTTTGCtatgttttgtgttttcaatGACATTTTTATTCTCATGTGCTATTGTAGATTTATCATCTCTACTTTGGCTTGTAAGACCTTTTTTACTATTCAAGAAGAGCTACTAAATTAAATTGAGAGGTCAATACAGcctaattttccttttatttagaTTTGTGTCTCTTTATCATTTGTTGAtgttccaataaaaaatatttgaacaaaaatagtttaaaaagaTTATTAAATATGTACCCTTTGATTCTTAAAACagatgctattttttttttccactttaacattttataatagtaaaagaaaaaatggaaaatacaaGAATAACACGACAAAAAAGATGGATGATAATGTTTAAGAAGCGAtccaaaagaaaacaatatgaaAGAAAATACTTTACAAAATAAAGTTACTGAAGCTAGGAAATACAGAAAAATAGACattgcttgaaaaaaaaaaaaagggtggggGGAGAGATAGTACGGTGGTCAATCATGAAAACTCTTCGTTACATTTACCTAGTATAAGTATGAACCTTTTTGAGACAAAAGATTCGTTAGATATTGATGTTAATATTTTCCATTCCTTTGGAGAAAATGAGTCGAACTTAACTAATGATATTGAACCTTGGAATTTTGGCCCACCTTCTTATGTATGTAACCATTGTGGTGCAGTATTATGGTATGAAGAAAGAAGTGTAAAATCTAAGAGGCCTagaaatccaaaattttctGTGTTGTATGGAGGGTAAGGTGAAGTTGcctttgcttaaaaaaaaaaaaacacctctTCTTCTTAATGAGCTATTAGATCCTCTTAGTGTACAACGATCTAAAACATTCAAGACTCAAATAAGGAGTTATAATGCAATGTTTGCAATGACATCCATAGGTGGCAAGGTGGATAATAGAGTTAACGATGGTAGAGGCCCTTACATTTTCAGACTTAATGGTCAAACCCACCATAGGATTGGAACACTTCTTCCTAATAATGGTGAGGACCCACAATTTGCACAACTATATTTCTATGATACTAAAAATGAAGTCCAATATAGAATGAATGCCTTTGGTAGAAATCTTGTTAATAAAGACCTTGATCCATCTATTGTTGACACATTGGTCCAAATGTTTGATGAGTCAAACAGTTTGGTGAAGATATTTCGTATGTCTAGAGATCATTTCATACAATGTGATATCCATTGTTTAAGATTACGTCTTATTGGCTCACGAACTACAGATGGAAGAGAGTTCAATCTTCCTACATGTTCTGAAATTGCTACAATCATTGTTGGCGATATTGGTGTTGATAATGCATACCATGATATTATTGTGGAGTTAAAAGGAGGGAAACATAGGATCAATGAGTTGCATCCATCGTACATGGCATTGCAACATCCTCTTTTATTTCCATATGGTGAGGATGGCTTTATGCTTGGCATTTTGTGTAGAAATATAGATGAGATCAGATCTGACACAAATGACTTTGTTACAATGAGAGAGTATTATGCATTTAGATTGCAAGAGTGTAATGGTGAGGGACATACTTTGATATCTGGTGGTCGATTATTTCAGCAATTTGATGTAGATGCCTATACATGTATTGAGGCAATAAGACTTATGGGGTGAAGAATAACCAAGAAAAGTTAAGGATTGAACTGTATAATGGATTGAAGGATGCAATTATGAGGGGTGATACTACCCCTGCATCTGCTAGAAAAAgatttgttttaccttcaaGCTTCACAAGAAGTCCAAGGTACATGATTGAAAATTACCAAGATCTCGTTAATAAATACAAAAGGTTATTAACATCTCGTTTTTTTCGCTAAAAGGAGGCTATTATTCATTCAAATATGTACCTAAAGTTAATCAATTATATGTGGGTTTGGgatatcaaaatttaaaaaaggcgaaaaacacattttggtccctacattttcgcACGATTCctactttggtccctaaattttatttttaccgcttttagtccttgtttagaaaaacgccttttgttttagtcctttccgtcagtgccgttagggcactgacctacgtggcaaacggaattattaaaataataataataaattttattttgtcattaaaaaatgccaagtcagcatttaaatttttaaaaataatttattaaatttaactaaataaaaaaataaaaaacagaaataaaaataaaaaatcacattaattaagATTGAAGTGTGTCTTGAgcaagaacaataagaacacaaacccagatttaagtacacaaacccaaaaattaaaattcaaaaattaaaattttcaaaatcaccaTATTCTCAacccagcaaaatcatcaaatcctaaaacTCCAAActaccaaatcaatccaaaaatatctcacaatcaatccaaacaaaaaaatcttaaactcagaaaaacccatcaaccacCACGTCTGAAGCAAGCCACGAACTCAGGGACAATCACAGTGACCAAACCCTGAGCAACTCATCAGTGGCAAGGAAGATGCTGCCAACAACTTTGCCCGTGGCCACTACACCAGTAATTTTTCCAAACTCCCTTATTGTTATATACTGTGTTTTTGTGGTTGTTTATTTATGTTGACAATTCTTGTGTGTTGTTTAATTTATGGCTGTTGGAAAAGAGATTGTTGATCTTTGCTTGGATAGGATCCGAAAGCTTGCAGATAACTGCACTGGTCTTCAAGGTTTCTTGGTTTTCAATTCTGTTGGTGGCGATACCAGATCTGGTCTTGGATTGCTTCTTTTGGAGCGCCTCTCTGTTGATTATGGCAAAAAGTCGAAGCTTGGTTTCACTGTCTATCCCTCACCACAGGTCTCCACACCCGTTGTAGAGCCTTACAACAGCGTCCTTTCCACACATTCCCTCCTCGAGCACACTGATGTCGCTGTGCTTTTTCTTCATGTTTAATTCCTTGTTGAGGTTTAATTTgatgttcttattttttgggtttgtgatttttggattttaattttgtgttcttaaatctgggtttgtgttcttgttgttcttgctcAAGACACACTTCAATcttaattaatgtgatttttttttttttctgttttttatttttttatttagttaaatttaataaattattttttaaaatttaaatgctgacttggcaatttttaatgacaaaataaaaatttttattattattttaataattccgtttgccacgtaggtcAGTGCTCTAACGGCACTGACGGAAATGACTAAAATAGAAGGCGTTTTTCTAAACatggactaaaagcggtaaaaataaaatttagggaccaaagtagGAATCGTGcgaaaatatagggaccaaaatgtgtttttcgcctttaaaaaacttgtaatatatatattttttccctcCAAGTAAATTGTGCCATCAAATATCAATAAGTGGAAGGTCCTACTTAGacgatttattattttttgttatagttGCATTCACATAGGGGTTGTGGGATTCACCCATGTGATAGGGATATTGCATACAATGTTTACGTATAATACCACCTCgtttttgggattttatttGATAAGGAATGATTAGAGGTTGGAAAATTGGAGTTTTTCCAGCATCTAATTGTGCTTCTTGTAAAGAGTAATGTTGAATATTGTCAACCAAACTTCTCTCTACAAGGCTCTCACTCTtacataatttttgaattctaaaaGTTGGATCCCCTTTTCATGATGGTTTGTTCTTGATTTTATAGAGGTAGATGAA
This genomic window contains:
- the LOC115966734 gene encoding tubulin alpha-2 chain-like, which translates into the protein NPEQLISGKEDAANNFARGHYTIGKEIVDLCLDRIRKLADNCTGLQGFLVFNSVGGDTRSGLGLLLLERLSVDYGKKSKLGFTVYPSPQVSTPVVEPYNSVLSTHSLLEHTDVAVLFLHV